Proteins encoded in a region of the Vibrio sp. CB1-14 genome:
- the tsaB gene encoding tRNA (adenosine(37)-N6)-threonylcarbamoyltransferase complex dimerization subunit type 1 TsaB, producing MTYKILAIDTATENCSVALLVGDTTYARSELAPRDHTKKVLPMVDELLKEAGLTLAELDALAFARGPGSFTGVRICIGIAQGLGFGADLPMIGISTLKAMAQGAYRVGGATTVASAIDARMNEVYWGRFERLESGDWQDVDQEQVVPPSVLAENLEKDEHTWLTAGTGWEAYAETLSTLAIDTEASQVQFPEAQDIAYLAQFELAKGNTVPAEEASPVYLRDTVAWKKLPGRE from the coding sequence ATGACTTACAAAATACTCGCGATCGATACCGCAACCGAAAATTGCTCAGTGGCTTTACTTGTGGGTGACACCACTTACGCACGCAGTGAACTTGCTCCACGTGACCACACTAAAAAAGTACTGCCAATGGTGGATGAGCTGTTGAAAGAAGCCGGTCTGACACTGGCTGAACTGGATGCGTTGGCCTTTGCTCGCGGCCCAGGTAGTTTCACTGGTGTGCGTATCTGTATTGGCATCGCGCAAGGTTTAGGCTTTGGTGCTGATTTGCCAATGATTGGCATTTCGACGCTAAAAGCGATGGCGCAAGGCGCTTATCGTGTTGGCGGCGCAACAACGGTCGCAAGTGCGATTGATGCTCGCATGAACGAGGTGTATTGGGGACGCTTTGAGCGTCTTGAGTCTGGTGATTGGCAGGACGTGGATCAAGAGCAAGTCGTTCCGCCGAGCGTGCTAGCTGAGAACCTAGAGAAAGATGAGCACACTTGGCTAACTGCAGGCACGGGTTGGGAAGCATACGCAGAAACGCTATCAACCTTAGCTATCGACACTGAAGCATCACAGGTTCAGTTCCCAGAAGCGCAAGATATTGCTTATCTTGCTCAGTTTGAACTGGCAAAGGGCAATACTGTTCCAGCAGAAGAAGCCAGCCCAGTGTATCTGCGCGATACCGTAGCTTGGAAAAAGCTGCCGGGCAGAGAGTAA
- a CDS encoding chromosome partitioning protein ParA yields the protein MVSINGLPSIPNSRKTQKANAKKAVSKASTSQSSQSTNQSTQVTKVAQAVAHSVKHLSDADMDKAQVQYDLPEGRSKKALEEYMNVMNRAKREELQQLLGVDIYI from the coding sequence ATGGTTTCGATAAATGGCTTACCTTCCATACCCAACTCGCGTAAGACACAAAAAGCCAATGCAAAAAAGGCAGTGTCGAAAGCCTCCACGTCTCAATCTTCGCAATCAACAAACCAATCTACCCAGGTCACCAAAGTCGCTCAAGCGGTGGCGCACTCGGTCAAACACTTATCCGACGCTGACATGGACAAGGCTCAGGTTCAGTATGATCTTCCGGAAGGCCGATCGAAGAAGGCACTGGAAGAGTATATGAATGTCATGAATCGAGCCAAGCGCGAGGAACTCCAACAGTTGCTTGGTGTCGATATCTATATATGA